The Arachis hypogaea cultivar Tifrunner chromosome 19, arahy.Tifrunner.gnm2.J5K5, whole genome shotgun sequence genome has a window encoding:
- the LOC140181979 gene encoding phototropin-1-like: protein MRDQKGEVQYFIGVQLDGSQQLEPLHNCIADDTAKEGQLLVKQTAENVDVAVRELPDANMAYGDSSFRDCKLASEEAMATIVKKLQ from the exons ATGCGAGATCAGAAG GGAGAAGTACAGTATTTTATTGGTGTTCAACTTGATGGTAGCCAACAATTGGAGCCTCTTCACAACTGCATTGCAGATGATACTGCCAAAGAGGGACAATTATTG GTAAAACAAACTgctgaaaatgttgatgttgctGTTAGAGAACTTCCAGATGCTAatatg GCATATGGAGATTCATCTTTCCGGGATTGCAAGCTAGCCTCTGAGGAAGCAATGGCTACAATAGTTAAAAAGTTGCAG TGA
- the LOC112778976 gene encoding uncharacterized protein — protein MGGGATGGTRYLLQGSSAPWLCCSLCLQAGTDTEAAQAHQGWLIRTGPRLCSGCLALHRVPNFWWWFCSTITIPKCNTIKFWLLTFQQKGFSVILLDMCPLVSRITTKDAALSVELGMRALDLAVGRRAAFSVYADGDDNQEGEQSHDDPSTLAETGVLQVGGNLLIKLLESEDAKEQSS, from the exons ATGGGGGGAGGGGCGACGGGGGGCACCCGATATCTTCTACAAGGAAGCTCAGCGCCTTGGCTATGTTGCTCGCTCTGCCTTCAAG CTGGTACAGATACAGAAGCAGCACAAGCTCATCAAGGCTGGCTCATCCGTACTGGACCTCGGCTGTGCTCCGGGTGCTTGGCTCTCCACAG GGTTCCGAATTTTTGGTGGTGGTTTTGCTCAACAATCACCATTCCTAAATGTAATACAATCAAGTTTTGGCTGTTGACTTTTCAGCAAAAAGGTTTTTCTGTTATACTTTTGGACATGTGCCCTTTGGTTTCTAGAATCACAACTAAAGATGCAGCTCTGTCAGTGGAGCTAGGGATGCGAGCATTGGATTTGGCTGTTGGCAGAAGAGCTGCATTTTCAGTTTATGCTGACGGTGATGATAATCAGGAAGGTGAGCAAAGCCATGATGATCCATCCACTTTGGCGGAAACTGGAGTGTTGCAAGTTGGTGGGAACCTTCTTATAAAGCTTTTGGAGAGCGAAGATGCAAAAG AACAATCTTCATGA